The sequence TCGGGCAGAAACGCATCAGATGTTCAACTTTTATTAGCCACCAAAACCGTTTCTGCCGAGAAAATTCGTATCGCTATTGAAGGAGGAGAAAAGCTGATTGGAGAAAACAAAATGCAGGAGCTTCGCGACAAAGATTCCGATTTAAGAAATCTGAATGTCCAACGCCATTTTATTGGTCATTTACAAACCAACAAAATAAAAGATGTACTGAAATATGTCACTTGCATTCAATCATTGGACCGGCTTAGTCTTGCGCATGAATTACATCGTCAATTACAAAAAGAAGATCGAAATATTGATGTTTATATCCAAGTAAACACCTCTTTTGAAGAAAGCAAATTTGGAGTTGCACCAGCTGAAGTGATTCATTTTATTAAAGAAACAAAACGATTTGATACCTTAAAAAT comes from Flavobacterium sp. KACC 22761 and encodes:
- a CDS encoding YggS family pyridoxal phosphate-dependent enzyme, with product MKNAILYNLSQVHDRIEKACLLSGRNASDVQLLLATKTVSAEKIRIAIEGGEKLIGENKMQELRDKDSDLRNLNVQRHFIGHLQTNKIKDVLKYVTCIQSLDRLSLAHELHRQLQKEDRNIDVYIQVNTSFEESKFGVAPAEVIHFIKETKRFDTLKIKGLMTIGLLDVEKEKMRPSLRLLREIRDQIYAEKIEGLDSLKLSMGMSQDLELAIAEGSNLVRIGTSIFGNRFLGKEIWNENIAE